The genomic window tgttatattcaaATTGTGTTAGTAATTTCCCTACTAGTAGTACTAGTATAACAATTTGCATCATTAACCTCAAGCGTTGAACAGAAGTCTCTTCTGaatcattacattttaaaaatgaatctaattttggaattgtctttaaagattcacaaatcctttcctttttatcttcagCGAGCTTTCATTTTCGTACTCTATTTAGTCACTGCCTTTTCATTTtatctggatataaaattatgtcactctttaaatttggttctacctTCTACTGTAGCAAGTAAATTTGaagaattgaaaataaataaaatttataaaataaaatgtacatttcaatttagacattaacacaaaaacttatatttgaaaattagtaagtaaaaacacagatttggaacatgtaattttTTATTCAGGTCTGAGAtcgtccaaagaaatagtacttaccaggcagtcagaaataatttcatttgtttgtcaTGTGATGTTTGTTGGCGGGCCCTTCACACATCACCACCagtgtttttcatcttgaaaCTATACTTAAAAGCTTGTGCAATCATTTTCTGTCCTTTGGTGTTgcatcttcacagttcattggactACTGCTGGTACCCAACAAGGGCGAGAATGATGGCAAAGAGCATGATACTGTGTAAGAACACCTTAAAACTGAGGCACCTGGCATAACTAAGTGACTGACACAGGCCTGAATCAAACTGCCCATTTGGCCCTCGGCCCCTATTTCTGCTTTCAGAATATGTGCACCCTTCCTTGTGTGAACAAATATGTGATTATAGACAacaataaaatgttctttttaagaCAACGATAAAATGTTCTGTTCTCAGGAAGAATGCTTTTGTGTGACAAAGTTACAGTTTATGGTTAAGCAAGTGATAAGGCTGTTCCAGGAAGGGAATGATGAGAATGTTTCCTGAAAAGATGTTCGTGTAAGATCGTTCTCAGAAGAATTGCTTGTGCAGTTTGCCTCCAGAAATCTATGATGGAAAACAAACTAACTGACATTGTGATTTACCTGTGACTCAAGTGTAACTCCCAACCCTCCTGTATAAAGATCCCTCTCCTCTTTAGGACTTTGGATCACTTGGTATTTTACCAAGTGTCATCCCAGCTTCAGCTGTAACAAACCCTCTATAAAACTTGATCCTTTCTCTCCTTACAGTGTTCTTGATATTTTACCCTTTGACATATTACAAGGGCTTGCTCAATCTGAAGATGCGTTTTGGTTTGCTTTGCACAGGACCAGATACGTCATGAGTTACGTGATTATGTGGTCATtgagagagaactgaatgtgagATTATACCTGATTagtctgaaatgaaaaggaaatacagCTGTTATAGTATACGATATTTATAAAATTGCATCAGTGTCATTTAGCGCCTTGACAGGTCCCTTCCAATGCAGAGCTCGCTTTTCCttttgtctgcttggcatctatgggtctttgtttTGGACAATTGGTGTCCCTATTTCGTTGATGCCCTGAGTGCTAGCTCGTCTTATTTATTGGGTAATCAGTCCTTGGTGGGAGGGACCAcatcccttccccccaccccatcctAGGTCCCTGGCACCTACCCCAGatggggagggggaagaaaagAATTTGCATTCAGTCAGGTTTGTAGTTAAGATCAGGGCTTCTCAGActtgaaacctgttgctgtccacttGATTTGgacctcatagcgaccccataagacagagtagaattgctccgtagggtttctaaagccgtaatctttacagaagcagattgccacatctttctcctgtggagccattgatgggttgaactgccgaccttttggttagcagccaagtgctaaaccactgcagcaccagggctcctttctcaaaCTTGAAGGTGTACCCAAATTACCTGGGGCTCTTGTTGAATGGAAATTTCTTGTCAGTGGGTTGGGGTGGGGCCTGatgttctgcatttctaacaagctccaggTGAGGTTAATATTGTTGATCCCAGGCCACAATTCTGTTGTCACACTAGGGGTTTAGATTCACATCTGGGCCTAGATACTTTTTAATTACTGAATTGAGTCTAAGTCTGTGACGTGAAGCCATCACAGCTGTTCTATTATTTAAGAGTAATATGATGATGAGCAAGTCAGGAGGAGGCCAGCATGTCCAAGCAGCCAGGAAAGGACTCCCCCACTGACCAAGTTTAAAGGGATGGGGGAGGAAAAACAAAGAGGCTTTTGTGATTGAATCGCATGAGTCCTGCTAGTTTAATGTATTGTTACTTTGATAAGGCACGATTTCTGTTTGATCTTTCAGATAGTGAAATTAGTTTGTGCCTCTGCCTCCCCCAACAGTTAACAGCTCCTGCCTCCACACTCCTAAAGGCTCAGGAGCAAGACACCACCCTTCAGAGCTTCTCCagctccctcccacctcccctctcaaaactgaaaaccaaacccattgcctagtgagttgatttggactcataaccaccctgtaggacagggtagaactgccccatagggtttccaaggagcacctggtagatctgaactgctgaccttttgattagcagctgtagctcttaaccactatgccaagcCACAAAGGCACTAACGTGGGTGCCGGGCAAGAAGACAGGAATTGGAGAGCCGGTGATTAAACCTCCcctcttgagaaaaaaaaaaaaatttttttttttctcaaggacGGGTTTAATCACCGGCTGTCCAATTCCTTTCTCCCTGCCTGGCACCCACGTTGGTGCCTCTATGGGTTAATCCCAGCTTTGACTCTAAATGATGATTCCAGGTCACTTCCCACACCTTCAAGAGGATGTTGGAGGACAGAGACTGCAGCCAGTGACTGGGCGCTCCGAAGCTCTTCAACTGACGGAGGCAAACCGTGGTCGGCAGACAGGTTGCCAGTCCAGGATGCCTGTCCATGTGCGTTCTGATCATCTGCACACAATCACCTGGCACATgccagaccaaaaaccaaacctgtcactgTCCAACTGATTCTAACTCGTGGTaaccccatgcattacagagtagaactaccctatagggttttctgggctgtatatctttaccgaagcagatcaccgggcctttacTTCCCCTGTGCAGCTGGGtgggttgaactgccaacttataggttagtagttaagcacaaaccatttgaacCAGCCAGGGGCCTGGCCCACGCTAGGTGCCACAAACAAAGACCCAGCACTGACTGACTGGTCTTCATCTGTTATCTCTTCAGGATGTTTAAGGTGGAAAATTAGATGCTGGGAAACCACTCTGACTTTTTTCTAGATCCACCATTGTTTCTTTATGTCGCTCCCTGTTACCACCACTAAATCCACTTTGCCAGGAACACTTGGATTATCCTGTGAAGCAGGCCAAGGCGACTTCACAGCTTTTTTGCCTCTTGAGGAACGGGTCTGGCAGATGCTCATTAAGAGCACATGTGTAGCAAGACTTAGGCCAGTCTTGCAAGGCAATTTTAAACGTTGTTATAAGGATACCTATGAATCACAAGGGTCAGATCACGCTGTGCATGGAGTTGCATTGAGTCAGGGGAGGGAGGGTCAACTAGAaggaagctaacaacaacgatgtaAGGAGATCATCTTCACTCTTATACTTTGATAGGAGATTAttgctgagccctggtggcgcagtgattgagACTACGGATGCTAAGCGAAAGGTCGGCTGTTGAATccaaccagcagctccttggaaaccctatggggcagttctactctgtcctatatggttgctatgagtcgaacttgatggcaacggttttggtttgtttgttttgttttattttgtcttgtCTGCTACTTTATAATGTCTTAATTAAAGAATATAGTAAGCCTCATCCTACAGTATGCGGATGGGGAAGGCAAGGATGTCattggctgttgtgtcaatcatAAAAGAGGGCGGCCTATCCCTTCAGGAGGGAAGTAATGGGCGGGCCTTGGGCTGCCTCTTCTGGGATGGGGTTCTGGGATGGGTGAATTGTGCAGCTGCTCTGTTTGGCTCAGACCTGAGAGTTCAGAATGAAAGCCTCAGGGCACTGAACAGGCAGCAAATGTATTAAGACCACAGTTATCTAATTACACTTCATGTTATCGTAAGTAGAAAATAAGGggctttctttaaaataaaaatcttctgaTTGATTTCTATCTTTTGCTGTTCTTGATTTTTACTTACTGcgttataaaagagaaaagagctgtTATTCGATTTAGGGCCTGACAAAGGTTTGGCCAAAAGTTCTTCTAAAATGTTGACTAAGTTGCCATCATcagcttctgactcatagggaccctatgtataacagaaccaaacactgcctggtcctgagtcatcctcacaattgttatgcttgagccccttgttgcagccactgtgtcaatccatctcattgagggtcttcgtcttcactgaccctctaccaagtatgatgtccttcttcagggactggtctctcctgataacatgtgaaaagtatgtgagacgaagtcaccaaattaggctttttttttattcaaagtcTCCTTTTATACATGCATTAAAAACCTTCAAAGAGATTAAGGAATTTCATACATTTATTATAGTCGATACAGAATTTTGAACTAAAATTCAAGATgttatatttacatataaaaacaaaataatgattttttttttaatccatctaaAGTGGAAACTTTCAACCTGGCCTTCTGAAGGCAGACTGGATTGCTTATTCAAGATCTCACTGACATATATGCGTCAAGAAACTATTAtcctttaaacttttttttgatTGCCTTGATCATGTCACCGAGAGCGTCCTCAGATGAGGCCCCAATATGAGAAAGCCACAAAAGCCTTTTGAGTAAATGTACCTTTTCCCACGGTTACCATAATCTAGAGTTCACCAATTTATAGAATAAGTCAGAGGAGATCCTagacccatttttcagatgagcaaactgaggcacagatatGTGAGGTTCAAATGAGAATAAATTGGTTGTTTGGCTCTTTGCCCCTGCACCTCCTCTGTGACTCTGAGCCTTGCCCAACCCCATTTGTTTATGGAGAGGCAAGCTTGCCACAAAAAAGAATCATGTTCGTATGAATGTGCCTTATGAAGAAGAGAAAGGGGCGATTGGCCATGAACTGAGTTCGGATGGGGAATCTTTTTACTACTATGATGTCCCCAGTGGCAGCCGCAGCCTCAGTACCCTCCTCGTTGACATCCACATATGATTTGTGTATGACCTTTGATAAATACAGGTTCTTGGCTGATGACATACCAGAAAGATCAGCTTTGATCGGGTCAAAGATATCTGTCATCCCTAGTGATTTCAACAGAGAATTTAGCTCATACTTGATTTCAAGTTTGAATCGGGGAATATGAACTTCAACTTCTTTTTCCAGCATATTGGAAGAACTGGTCCATTCCTGAAATGTCTTCAGGTTCAGCTGTTTTTCAATCTAGGAGACGAAACGTAGATGAGCCCCGGCAAGCCAAACACACAGGTCTCTGCATTAGATGCTGATCCTTTTGATAACTCTCCATGTGAATAGTTCCATTCCACCCCTTTCTTTATCCTACCTAGCTGAAAGAGAAAGCTGGCATTTCACACACCTCCTCTTTTCTATTGGCTACTCCTCCTCTCTATTTCATAATAAAACGGCTGCAGCCAGGGAGAAGGCGTTAGACCCAGACTCCTGTCACCACCACACCTCTTCTCAAGGGCTGTGAAACTCATTTTCCCACAAAACCAGGATGCTAAAAAGGGTGGGTAGCCCACAAAAGCCTGTTACAACTGGATAAGAAATACTGCCTCTGAAATTAAGAGGGCTTATCAGATTTCTGTGGACTGGGAACTCAACCAGCGCTAGAATTCTGTTAAttacagaaagatgttttccaagtGTCAGAGAACCAATATGTGGGTGTGTTTGTAGACTTTCTGCACATGCATGTGTTCATAAATGTGAACAGCTTGCCACTTCTGCTTTCATGTGTCTTTTTCTTCGCACAAGAATAACTTGTTCTCCCTAAACACATTGTCTTCAAGGGCAGGGACCGTATATTTCCCTCCCCACTTCCCCTCATAGTCCCTAGGGCAACACTGCTAAGCCCAAGCATGGCTGAATCAGAGACGGACTATACTAAAGGCACTGGAGAGATAGTGTGCATCGCTTTAGCTACCTGTAAGCGGTTTCAGCATCTTACCTGTTCTAGTTTAGCTGTGCCTACTGGAAGCAGAATGATCATGCTGAGTCTGTTGTTGACAAAGGGCAGCTCAAGCACCTGTATCTGCGGTTTCTTTATGGAAGCCAGTTTAAATATGCCAGTTTGACACATCATTTCCACAATCACGCTTTTtccctattaaaaacaaaaagttttaatTACTGGGTACAGCAAAGAAGTGTGTACGTGCACCTATacataactgtcttagtcatctagaaaaaaaagaaaaaaaaaattttttttttttttgtgctgctataacagaaataccacaagtggatggctttaaaaaagaggaatttattctctcacagtctagtaggttacaagtccagattcagggtgtcagctccaggggaaggctttctctctctctgttggccttcttatcaatcttcccctggactacgagcttctccatgcagggaccctgtctccaaaggacacaatctgctcccggcactgctttcttggtggtaggaggttcccccctctctgcttgcttccctttccttttatctcttgagggatgtgacctgcataagggtgttacaatctcaccctaaacctctttaacataaaattacaatcacaaaatggaggacaaccacagaatactgggaatcagagcctaagcaagttaatacacacatttttggtgggtgtgaggggggacataattcaatccatgacaataacaCGACTATCTGCATTAACACTCTAAAGCCATGGGTAAAATAAACTACTGAGTACATCCTTTATGACTTTCTTCTTACAAAGgttatcacattttatttttaaaaaagtcatggTTCAAGCCTAAAGAATTCTAATTCCCATAGACTActtaaacctattgccgttgaatcaattccaactcatagcgacactataggacagagcagagcagccgaatagggtttccaaggagcagctcgtggatttgaactgctggccttctggttagcagccatagctcactgtagctctacatagatcttaaccactgtgccaccagggctccacagatgaCTTGGGCTTCCCCAAAACAAAGCCAGGATTTCTAGCTAAAATGATTTATGTGGGAAAATGGCATCATaggatcattttcttttttaatccagtTAGAAACtctctaaaagaaaaataattcacataGCTTTGTTGTGTTGCTAGAGAAATTAATGGCAGAATATACAGAAAGAATGCATAGATAGTtgaacagtaagaaaaaaaaacaggatatcTCCTCTGCCAGTGAACCCCAATGTCCAAAGGCTCCAGCTAGATACCCTGTGAGTAAAGTTACTGTCACTTCATAGGGGAAAAATGAAAATTGATAGAGAACATAATTAATGGAGCCAGCAGCAGCACAGTTTCTGCTTaactagtaacctaaaggttagtggttcaaactcacccagttgtgctgtggaagaaaggcatggcaaaatgcctctgtaaagattacagcctgtggGGTGGGAAGtggattacagccaaggaaaccctatggagcagctctactctgtaacacacggggtcacatGAGTCAacattaactcaatggcaacaagtttggatttttggtttactGTAACCCTGACCGGCACTTTTGCTAAAACTTTCTAAGTTGTCCTTAAATAAAAAATTTGTCATCAGTCAAAACATAAAATCCTTACCTCACTTAGCTGAAAAGgggttttaattgtttttctttcctgaaaTTTATTTTGCCACTGTCCTTTGAAATATATGGCATTCACCAAGACCATTACAGAAGAAGGGTCAATTGTGCCCTTTTCAAGGAGGTTCATGATTTTTCcttgtattaaaaaaagaagaagaaaagatcaTTCAATTTGTATTACAACTTACTGATGATAGAGAGTTGAATAGTCACAGGACACTTGGAGCcatagctttgttgttgttgttgaaaatacacacagcaaaacatacatcaattcaacagtttctacatgtacaattcagtgacactgattacattctccaagtcttacaaccattctcatcttccttttctgagttgtttctcccccgttaacataaactcactgccccctaaggttcctatctaatctttcagttgCTTTGTCATTTTGATTGCATATACAAAACCCAGTGCCTAGATCTTAAAAGACCACAAtgatcaaggcagacattctttactagttaagctaaactgttgttgggttttaagaagacttcaggggataggtttggtttaagatttaaagattatctcagggcaataacttcaggggttcatccaccctctatggctccagaaagtccatTGCTTCTGTAAGCCTTGTCGTAAATTTGAAATGCCTGAAGGGCTCCATCTGCTGGCTATAGAGCTTGTCCTTGTCAAAttaaatttatttcaaagaaTAGGGAACATGTAGTTATTTCTAATCAGAGGTTGGCAGGACAAATACTTGTTATCTTCAACAAATATTCTAtggagggaaaggaaaaaaaaaaaaagatggaggggAAATCTTTAGATCAAGATACCTAAAAGGACTACTCCTTCAGGCCATTGGATGCAGTTTTAAAAAGTGGTAGTTATTTGTGCCAAAATTATTggcaaactagaaatagaaggaaatttccttAATCTGAAAAAGTGTATTCATAAAAACACCTGAGGCAAACTTTATTCTTAATGATGAATTATTAGAAACCTTTTCCCGAAGTTCAGAAACTAGACACAACACAAAGATCCCAATATCACCATTTCTAGCCAAATGAAGATCCTAGTCGAAAAGACAAGGGGGAACAAAAACCAAAAAGTCTAAGAAGGAAGATGAATGTGTGTATAGAAATCTAAAATAATCTAAAGCTAACCTAGAATTGTCGAGTGAATTCTGCAACGTTAGCACGCAAAAGTAAATTATACATTTATATACCAACAAGTAAAATTTGAAATAGATGTCAGCTAAAATTCAGCAAATGCCTCAAACAATTTATCAAAAGATATACAAGACTCCAACAGAGAGAAATACAAAAtgttactgaaagaaattaaggaGGGTCTAAAGAAATAGAGGTGAATTTCATAGTCATGGAATGAATTTTTATGAAGATAAATACTGTAAAGATGTCTTTGTTCATCAAATTATTCTATAGATTAAATGTTATTCAAACTAAAATATTCCTCCATTTCCTTAATTGTTGATCTGCCTGTGTCAGGCTCTGGACTTCACCCAGTTTCCCTGTTAGCATTTACTCAAGAAGTTAACCAACACCACACAGAAAAAGGAGACACTTTTGTGGGTGAGTGACTTATCCTTACCATTGGTTTTACTTTCAACCCAAGCATTAATGGTTTTCCTTGTTTCTTCCGGGGCGTGTTCAAAATCAACAGTTTGCAGCTGGGCTTGATACAATTTCTCAGAACAGGTTAAATATTGCTGTAAAAGAGAGGACGATAGCGCAACACAGagctaaccaaaacaaaaccaaattgttgctgttgagtcaatgccaactcacagcaaccctataagacatgAACTAAGCAGGATGATATGAAACTTAGAACTATAGTGGGTATGGCAATGGCTGCCTGCTGTTTGGTTTGCCATTTCCCCAAATGGGTTCTTTTATGCCTAAATCCAGTATAGAATAAAAGCAAACCTTCACTAAGAGCAAAACGTGGGCCTCAGGATGATTCAGGGAGGTTCTTGTCCTAGGCTGAACTCAATCTCACCTCAGTTACAGCAGGATCATGTGGCAATTAAAAACAGGAAGCTGGCTCAACTCCaagaatcaatgtcactgaactgtataatgtagaaactgttgaatccatgtatgttttgctgtgtatattctcaacagcagcaaaataagttttttaaaaatttttgaagttTAAAGAATACATTTTCAAAATCCCTCATTGGTTAGACTCCAACATTGAGAGGCACAGACACACTGGCTGAGTGAGACTCTTACCATTGGAATGTGGTATTTAATAGAGCTATCATTTAAATCATtaagttctctctctctcacacacacacacacgtacacaaacAGGAACCTGGATAGGATCAAATCTCTCTGGTCCCTTAATTATCTCTAAGACTTTTGTCAAGTTGACTTTTTGTTTCCCTATTTACAGTATTAATGGCAATTGTGTACCtgtatggagctctggtggtgcagtgcttaagagctacggtgctaaccaaaaggtcggcagtttgaatccaccagccactccttggaaaccctacggagaagttctaccctgtcctacagtgtcgctttgagtcagaatttacttgacgtCAACGGTATACCTGTATCTCAGAACTATGTAAGGACTGTATGAGATGATTCCTATAAAGTGTTAAGTACCATGattggcacataaaaaaaaaaaaaaaaaacatagtaggcacttaataaaatGATACGTTACAGCACTCTTGGGAAATGGCATGCATAGTATTGGAATTTTAGAGCTAGGAAGAACTAATCTAAACCTCACATTCTACAGAAAGGGACTAACTTCCCCAAAGTCATATGTCTAATTGGGAAGGCAACTCAGGTCTCTTGGCTCCCCGTTCAGTGTGCTTTTCATTACCCCTTGATACTCGGGCATTAAAGACATTTAAAGAATAGATGAGAAATGTATTTCGCTTTTCCTCTGGTCCATAAGGGATAATTCTTACCTACTTTGTTTTGTGCTTCATCTCTCACCTTGGTTCAGAGACAACTTTGAGGAGTTTTCAGAAGTGAATTTTTATGTAACATTTCACAACTTTAAATGGGAGTTGGTAAAACTATTTCACTGAAACTCTGAGTCAGCTCAAGTTCATACTCTTAAAGATGAGTACTGTGTGACTCTTCCCACCCTTCATTGATTTTATGGTGTGAAATTCAGAGGGTGCCAAGAAAGCTGTTGGCCTCCATTCCAGACGGGCTTACCTGATGGAATGCCATCATCTTTGTCCCATAAAGTCTGTTGGCAATGCTGAGGGTATAGTTAGAGTTTGACTGCTTGATTTGAGAGAATAAGGCTCCCAACTCTGAATGAATTCTTCCAGCTTGGCTACACTGAAACATCAGTAGACAAAAAATGACGCATTAAATTGCTTGAGTTCTTGCCATTGTAGAGTTATTAATAAGGTAAAACAATATGTAGACAGCAAGGTGTTGCCTCTGAATAAAAGGGCAGCAAGTACTAATAAACAAGAATTTGAGTAGTTTCAAAGCATTTTTCTTCTGTAGGCTTTCTCTAGCACAACAGTCTTGTCACTCCATGATTTCTGGTTGCAAACTGTATGTAGACTCATAAACTATTGTAAAAGACACATGCACTTTTTGACCTTAAAGTAATAGCTAGCATAACTCAAACACAGAAGTTGACATAAACAAGGACATCCTAGTGGGGgtattcggagccctggtggcatagtggttaggagctcagctgctaaccaaaaggtccacagttcaaatctaccagcctctccttggaaaccctatggggcagttctactctgtcctatagggctgctatgagttggaatcgactcgaaggcaatgggttgggttgggttgggttgggttgggttgggttgggttgggttgggttgggttgggttgggttgggttgggtttggtttggtttggtttggtttagtgggGCATTCAGGGTGATAATCCAAGTTTTCTTGTGCCTTTGTGCATTTCTCTTCTCGGTCACACTCTTTTCAATGTTTCGGCTTAATGAAACTCTGCACAGCTGCATTGAACTGACCTTACACACACACCTGTCCCTCAGTGATCTCAATTCTACTATGCATTCACCTTTGATGAATTTTAAAAGATGGTTGAGAATTCATGGACATTATAGGGTATGCCTATATCTCCTAAAGCAATAGTTCCCAAACTGTAGGCCTTAATCTCCAAATAATAAATTCTGTTTTGGAAAGTAGTGTTCTGTGACTCTATATACATTTGTATACTTTTTTCAATTAATAACAGTCAAACATACAGCTCTTTTCATGTGGGAATTCTATATAATTTTTATGTCAGAAGGAATCCTCCTACTGGAAAGAAATAGAGACTATAGTTCCAAATCTTGTGGGTTGGGGCCATCAGACCTTGTTTTCCAGGTATGTAATTGC from Loxodonta africana isolate mLoxAfr1 chromosome 11, mLoxAfr1.hap2, whole genome shotgun sequence includes these protein-coding regions:
- the SERPINB11 gene encoding serpin B11, which codes for MGSLSTTNVEFCLDVFKELNSNNVGENIFFSPLSLLYALSMILLGARRNSAEQMEKVLHFNHVVESLNPEFKDSSKCSQAGRIHSELGALFSQIKQSNSNYTLSIANRLYGTKMMAFHQQYLTCSEKLYQAQLQTVDFEHAPEETRKTINAWVESKTNGKIMNLLEKGTIDPSSVMVLVNAIYFKGQWQNKFQERKTIKTPFQLSEGKSVIVEMMCQTGIFKLASIKKPQIQVLELPFVNNRLSMIILLPVGTAKLEQIEKQLNLKTFQEWTSSSNMLEKEVEVHIPRFKLEIKYELNSLLKSLGMTDIFDPIKADLSGMSSAKNLYLSKVIHKSYVDVNEEGTEAAAATGDIIVVKRFPIRTQFMANRPFLFFIRHIHTNMILFCGKLASP